The following proteins are co-located in the Triticum aestivum cultivar Chinese Spring chromosome 1A, IWGSC CS RefSeq v2.1, whole genome shotgun sequence genome:
- the LOC123158392 gene encoding transcription repressor OFP1, whose protein sequence is MARRKFRLSDMIPNAWFYKLRDMGAHGRGGVGVHHRSSSARSYQQPPSARESSARWSVEAARQPPSSRWHREVSNDVQQPEADVEPPATPTKESPRAPLPRRASYYYSTRDREVPAPPVPKPPRAKEAQSPTRSARRRHKVDHAPEERGPAGGKEPVVGALGSSGRRRDTCIKSDGGEPRRPTVSGPADDGRNVKVIASRNEIIIDLLGEDTPGRRLRPIVTKPAARRQPGPNKQDVTQADHADATARASSASDKSSVSRPRRSSASSSGRRRLKTLSKSPRLAATARKANPPSRKWAAPPPPLPAPVIVSSYPVVKMSEDPRQDFRESMEEMISAKRIQDAEDLEDLLACYLSLNDAAHHDLIIDVFEQIWVSLAGARP, encoded by the coding sequence ATGGCCCGCCGCAAGTTCCGGCTGTCCGACATGATCCCCAACGCCTGGTTCTACAAGCTCCGCGACATGGGCGCCCACGGGCGCGGCGGCGTCGGGGTGCATCATCGGTCCTCCTCGGCCCGGTCCTACCAGCAGCCGCCGTCGGCTCGGGAGTCGTCGGCTCGGTGGAGCGTGGAGGCCGCGCGGCAGCCGCCGTCGTCCCGGTGGCACAGGGAGGTAAGCAACGACGTCCAGCAGCCGGAGGCCGACGTCGAGCCGCCGGCCACGCCGACCAAGGAGTCGCCCCGTGCCCCGCTCCCTCGCAGGGCGTCGTACTACTACTCCACCAGAGACAGGGAGGTCCCGGCGCCGCCGGTTCCGAAGCCGCCCAGGGCCAAGGAAGCGCAGTCGCCGACGAGGAGCGCCAGGAGGCGGCACAAGGTGGACCACGCGCCTGAAGAAAGAGGACCCGCCGGGGGGAAGGAGCCCGTGGTCGGCGCGCTAGGCAGCTCTGGTCGGCGTCGTGACACGTGCATCAAGAGTGACGGCGGGGAGCCCCGGAGGCCAACGGTGTCAGGCCCGGCGGACGACGGCCGCAACGTCAAGGTGATCGCGTCGCGGAACGAAATCATCATCGACCTCCTGGGCGAGGACACGCCCGGGAGAAGGCTCCGGCCAATCGTGACCAAGCCAGCGGCGAGGAGACAGCCTGGGCCGAACAAGCAGGATGTCACCCAAGCCGACCACGCCGACGCGACCGCGAGAGCGAGCTCTGCCTCCGACAAGAGCAGCGTCAGCAGgccgaggcgttcctccgcatcatCGTCGGGCCGCCGCCGCCTCAAGACGCTTTCCAAGAGCCCGCGCCTGGCCGCCACCGCCAGGAAAGCGAACCCGCCGTCCCGGAAATGGGCGGCGCCACCGCCACCGCTGCCGGCGCCGGTGATCGTGAGCAGCTACCCGGTGGTGAAGATGTCGGAGGACCCACGGCAGGACTTCCGCGAGTCCATGGAGGAGATGATCAGCGCGAAGCGCATCCAGGACGCGGAGGACCTGGAGGACCTCCTGGCCTGCTACCTCTCCCTCAACGACGCGGCGCACCATGACCTCATAATCGACGTCTTCGAGCAGATTTGGGTGAGCCTCGCCGGCGCCAGGCCGTGA